Proteins from one Toxotes jaculatrix isolate fToxJac2 chromosome 13, fToxJac2.pri, whole genome shotgun sequence genomic window:
- the apoea gene encoding apolipoprotein Ea: MRVFAVILALAVLSGCHARSVPDYHWKDTWEDSVDRFKDYFTDLSTRTDEIVKNIKSSEISRELDTLIQDSMSELAMYRDDLKTKLAPYTQEAADRLGQDLQQLGDKLRDHMAEAREQMEKYTQELQTMMEQNVDDVRARVSAYTRKMKKRLSKDTQEIKRHAADYFEMLQTRTSNNMEEMRTRFDPYFAQVRDNAQAKITTLNDLLKTQVDNMKEKIQTTAEDIKVRFDNTAQGVRSTLEEKMEEVRIWFQPFVSMIRENL, translated from the exons ATGAGGGTCTTTGCTGTAATCCTTGCACTGGCAGTTTTGTCAG GCTGCCATGCAAGAAGTGTGCCAGACTACCACTGGAAGGACACCTGGGAGGACTCCGTTGACAGGTTTAAGGATTATTTCACAGATCTGAGCACAAGGACAGATGAGATCGTGAAGAACATCAAGAGCTCCGAGATCAGCAGGGAACTAGA CACCCTGATTCAGGACAGCATGTCTGAGCTGGCCATGTACAGGGACGACCTGAAGACCAAGCTGGCTCCCTACACTCAGGAGGCTGCTGATCGTCTGGGCCAAGACCTGCAGCAGCTGGGCGATAAACTCCGCGATCACATGGCTGAGGCCCGGGAGCAGATGGAGAAGTACACCCAGGAGCTGCAGACCATGATGGAGCAGAATGTTGATGACGTCAGGGCCAGGGTCTCCGCCTACACCCGCAAGATGAAGAAACGCCTCAGCAAGGACACACAGGAGATCAAGAG ACATGCTGCTGACTACTTTGAGATGCTCCAGACCCGTACCTCAAACAACATGGAGGAGATGAGGACACGTTTTGATCCTTATTTTGCTCAGGTGCGTGACAATGCACAGGCGAAGATCACCACTCTGAATGACCTGCTGAAGACCCAGGTGGACAACATGAAGGAAAAGATTCAGACCACAGCTGAAGACATCAAGGTGCGTTTCGACAATACGGCTCAAGGCGTGCGATCCACcctggaggagaagatggaggaggtgCGCATCTGGTTTCAGCCTTTTGTCTCCATGATTAGGGAGAACCTGTAA